One Oscillospiraceae bacterium genomic region harbors:
- a CDS encoding Asp23/Gls24 family envelope stress response protein: protein MDVQKTIGGSLQISTEVLAKIARLAALEIDGVAEVTTGGSQNVRGLLGRTGLQKPVNVVLEDGIATVTVHLTAVYGSKIMPLCEKVQENVKQTIQNMTGITVARVDVLVVGLAEPAAQA from the coding sequence ATGGATGTACAGAAGACCATCGGCGGCAGCTTGCAAATATCTACCGAAGTTCTTGCTAAGATCGCCAGGCTGGCGGCCCTGGAAATTGACGGCGTGGCCGAAGTGACGACCGGCGGCAGCCAGAATGTCCGCGGCCTGCTGGGCCGTACCGGCTTGCAGAAGCCGGTCAACGTGGTGCTGGAGGATGGCATTGCCACCGTTACCGTACACCTGACCGCTGTATACGGCAGCAAGATCATGCCCCTTTGCGAGAAAGTGCAGGAAAATGTCAAGCAGACCATCCAGAACATGACCGGCATCACGGTGGCCCGCGTGGATGTGCTGGTCGTCGGCCTGGCCGAGCCTGCCGCCCAGGCCTGA
- the nusB gene encoding transcription antitermination factor NusB, with translation MEKKQTRRESRETAFLTAFAATFEPETPLVPAETESAAPDAFATQLLAAMNDHAAELDEIITAHLKGWTLARVPRVSLVALRLGLAEMLYGEEQKTGVAINEAVELVKKYGADNDYQFVNGLLGAVARERGEQPVAEAAQPQC, from the coding sequence ATGGAAAAAAAGCAGACCCGCCGCGAATCCCGCGAGACGGCGTTTCTGACGGCATTTGCCGCCACCTTTGAGCCGGAGACCCCGCTGGTGCCCGCCGAAACCGAATCGGCCGCACCGGATGCCTTCGCCACCCAGCTGCTGGCCGCAATGAACGACCACGCCGCCGAACTCGACGAGATCATCACTGCCCATCTCAAGGGCTGGACGCTGGCCCGCGTGCCCCGCGTCAGCCTGGTGGCCCTGCGCCTCGGCTTGGCTGAGATGCTGTATGGCGAGGAGCAGAAGACCGGTGTCGCCATCAACGAAGCTGTTGAGCTTGTCAAAAAGTACGGAGCTGACAACGACTACCAGTTCGTCAACGGCCTGTTGGGGGCCGTTGCACGGGAGCGCGGCGAGCAGCCTGTTGCCGAAGCCGCCCAGCCGCAATGCTGA
- a CDS encoding SpoIIIAH-like family protein → MKPNPVKKNRTRQATAAVLALALGAAVYLNWSFARAAPQDLTVGAIADGTAQEVSAVIDPLTDDTAVETAAAVDTTDTQAPTGKNYGEAQMVSVSKDSGAEFFESARLARTKARDEALDTLKKSLKDAKLSDAEKKKLTEDLAAQVSSITLETKLETLIKSKGFADCVVDLEGKKANVTVMTENDALTAAEVTRIRDALLSQCEGLAAQDITIVEVK, encoded by the coding sequence ATGAAACCGAATCCCGTAAAAAAGAACCGTACCCGGCAGGCTACGGCGGCTGTTCTGGCCCTGGCGCTGGGGGCGGCTGTCTACCTGAACTGGTCCTTTGCCCGAGCCGCACCCCAGGATCTAACGGTGGGTGCGATTGCCGACGGTACCGCGCAGGAGGTCTCCGCCGTCATTGACCCGCTGACCGATGACACCGCCGTAGAAACCGCCGCGGCTGTGGACACCACCGATACCCAGGCCCCCACCGGCAAAAACTACGGGGAGGCCCAGATGGTCAGCGTAAGCAAAGATTCGGGCGCAGAGTTTTTCGAGTCTGCCCGCCTGGCCCGCACAAAAGCCCGGGATGAAGCACTGGACACTCTGAAAAAATCCCTGAAAGACGCCAAACTCAGCGATGCTGAGAAGAAAAAGCTGACAGAGGACCTGGCCGCGCAAGTAAGCAGCATCACTCTTGAAACCAAGCTGGAAACTTTAATAAAATCCAAAGGCTTTGCCGATTGCGTGGTGGATTTAGAGGGCAAAAAAGCCAACGTTACCGTCATGACAGAAAACGACGCCCTCACTGCCGCCGAGGTCACCCGCATCCGGGATGCCCTGCTCAGCCAGTGCGAAGGGCTGGCGGCCCAGGACATCACGATCGTAGAAGTAAAATAA